In Streptomyces sp. NBC_00704, a genomic segment contains:
- a CDS encoding electron transfer flavoprotein subunit alpha/FixB family protein: MAEVLVYVDHVDGSVRKPTLELLTLARRIGEPVAVALGAGAENTAAALAEHGAVKVLTHDASEYADYLVVPKVDALQAAVESVSPAAVLVPSSAEGKEIAARLALRIGSGIITDATDLEAGDEGPVATQSVFAASFTTKSRVSKGVAVITVKPNSAAVEAAPAAGAVESLSVSFSAQATGTKVTGRTPRESTGRPELTEAAIVVSGGRGVNGAENFALIEALADSLGAAVGASRAAVDAGWYPHTNQVGQTGKSVSPQLYIANGISGAIQHRAGMQTSKTIVAVNKDAEAPIFDLVDYGVVGDLFDVVPQLTEEINTRKG, from the coding sequence ATGGCTGAAGTCCTCGTCTACGTCGACCACGTGGACGGCTCCGTCCGCAAGCCCACCCTGGAGCTGCTGACGCTGGCCCGCCGCATCGGCGAGCCGGTCGCCGTCGCCCTCGGCGCGGGCGCCGAGAACACCGCCGCCGCGCTCGCCGAGCACGGTGCCGTCAAGGTCCTCACGCACGACGCCTCCGAGTACGCCGACTACCTCGTCGTACCGAAGGTGGACGCGCTCCAGGCCGCCGTCGAGTCGGTCTCCCCGGCCGCCGTCCTCGTCCCGTCCTCCGCCGAGGGCAAGGAGATCGCCGCCCGTCTGGCGCTGCGCATCGGCTCCGGCATCATCACCGACGCCACCGACCTCGAGGCCGGCGACGAGGGCCCGGTGGCCACCCAGTCGGTGTTCGCCGCGTCCTTCACCACCAAGTCCCGCGTCTCCAAGGGCGTTGCGGTCATCACCGTCAAGCCGAACTCGGCCGCGGTCGAGGCCGCTCCGGCCGCCGGCGCCGTCGAGTCGCTCAGCGTCTCGTTCTCGGCCCAGGCGACCGGCACCAAGGTCACCGGCCGCACGCCGCGCGAGTCGACCGGCCGCCCGGAGCTGACCGAGGCCGCGATCGTGGTCTCCGGCGGCCGCGGCGTCAACGGCGCCGAGAACTTCGCGCTGATCGAGGCCCTCGCGGACTCCCTCGGCGCGGCCGTCGGCGCCTCCCGCGCCGCCGTCGACGCCGGCTGGTACCCGCACACCAACCAGGTGGGCCAGACCGGCAAGTCGGTCTCGCCGCAGCTCTACATCGCCAACGGCATCTCCGGCGCCATCCAGCACCGGGCCGGCATGCAGACCTCGAAGACGATCGTCGCCGTCAACAAGGACGCCGAGGCCCCGATCTTCGACCTGGTCGACTACGGCGTCGTCGGCGACCTGTTCGACGTCGTCCCGCAGCTCACCGAGGAGATCAACACCCGCAAGGGCTGA
- a CDS encoding VOC family protein has protein sequence MSVELNHTIVHSRDNREAAEFLAHVLGLAVGAEWGPFVPVGTSNKVSLDFATVPAESIVMQHYAFLVSDDEFDAAFERIERAGITYFADPQGRRPGEINHNHGGRGLYFMDPSGHGMEIITTPYTFPA, from the coding sequence ATGTCAGTCGAGCTGAATCACACCATCGTCCACTCCCGTGACAACCGGGAGGCGGCGGAGTTCCTCGCCCACGTTCTGGGACTCGCAGTCGGAGCCGAGTGGGGCCCGTTCGTCCCCGTCGGGACGAGCAACAAGGTCAGCCTGGACTTCGCCACCGTCCCGGCGGAGTCCATCGTCATGCAGCACTACGCGTTCCTCGTGTCCGACGACGAGTTCGACGCGGCCTTCGAGCGGATCGAGCGGGCCGGGATCACGTACTTCGCGGATCCGCAGGGCAGGCGGCCGGGCGAGATCAACCACAACCACGGCGGCCGGGGTCTGTACTTCATGGATCCGTCGGGGCACGGGATGGAGATCATCACCACCCCGTACACGTTCCCGGCGTAG
- a CDS encoding endonuclease/exonuclease/phosphatase family protein: MTGTSGSDRRAGRRPAGAAAVVTAALRLFGRAADPAGRRESASLGALPSTPAPPLEVMTFNLRRASRGKPDGWAARRPVMSALLHRAAPHVIGTQEGRRRQLRDVGADLGPHYDRIGVPRAGRDDEAVAVFWDTRRLVPTAHEHFWLSDTPAVRGSDTWGGGHPRMVTWVRFRDLWDAGREFVVLNTHLDDASRYARVRAAALIAERIARFDPALPLLLTGDFNAVAHDGAVHGTLLAAGLVDTWDTARAREGAYATFHGYGPLVPGGDRIDWILATPGVTVHRAWTDTFAVDGRYPSDHLPVRATVSL, translated from the coding sequence ATGACAGGCACGAGCGGTTCGGACCGGCGGGCGGGGCGCAGACCCGCGGGGGCCGCCGCGGTCGTCACGGCCGCACTCCGGCTGTTCGGCAGGGCGGCAGACCCGGCGGGACGGCGGGAGAGCGCGTCGCTCGGAGCGCTTCCGTCGACTCCCGCGCCCCCGCTGGAGGTCATGACCTTCAACCTCCGCCGCGCGTCCCGCGGGAAACCCGACGGCTGGGCGGCGCGACGGCCGGTGATGAGCGCCCTGCTGCACCGCGCGGCCCCGCACGTCATCGGCACCCAGGAGGGCCGGCGGCGTCAGCTGCGCGACGTCGGGGCCGATCTCGGGCCGCACTACGACCGGATCGGCGTGCCCCGCGCGGGGCGCGACGACGAGGCCGTGGCCGTCTTCTGGGACACGCGCCGCCTCGTCCCGACCGCGCACGAGCACTTCTGGCTGTCCGACACCCCCGCGGTGCGCGGCTCCGACACCTGGGGCGGCGGCCATCCCCGCATGGTCACCTGGGTCCGCTTCCGCGACCTGTGGGATGCGGGACGGGAGTTCGTCGTCCTCAACACCCATCTCGACGACGCGAGCCGGTACGCGCGCGTGCGCGCCGCCGCGCTGATCGCCGAGCGGATCGCCCGGTTCGACCCGGCGCTGCCGCTGCTGCTGACCGGGGACTTCAACGCCGTCGCGCACGACGGCGCGGTCCACGGCACGCTGCTCGCCGCGGGTCTGGTGGACACCTGGGACACGGCACGCGCGCGGGAGGGGGCGTACGCCACGTTCCACGGGTACGGGCCGCTGGTTCCGGGCGGGGACCGCATCGACTGGATCCTGGCGACGCCCGGCGTCACGGTCCACCGGGCGTGGACCGACACGTTCGCCGTCGACGGCCGGTACCCGAGCGATCATCTCCCGGTGCGGGCGACCGTGAGCCTGTGA
- a CDS encoding NUDIX hydrolase: MTVVWINGAFGAGKTTTARELIDLIPNSTLFDPEVVGAALPHLLPAKRLAEAGDFQDLPIWRRLVIDTAAALLAELGGVLVVPMTLLREEYRDEIFGGLAARRIPVRHVLLAPAETILRERIARREVPADLPDGEMRVRQWSYDHIEPYRTALATWLTADAHPVDNGALTPGETAARIAEAVGSGAVAACDIVQTPEPTAETVAAGVLLFDEHDRVLLVDPTYKPGWEFPGGVVEPGEAPARAGMREVEEETGIRLADVPGLLVVDWERPVPPAYGGLRLLFDGGLLAPSAVAGLLLPGPELRAWRFVTEEEAADLLPPVRYERLRWALRARENRSALYLEAGVPQG, encoded by the coding sequence GTGACCGTCGTCTGGATCAACGGCGCGTTCGGTGCGGGGAAGACCACCACCGCACGGGAATTGATCGACCTGATCCCGAACAGCACGCTCTTCGACCCCGAGGTCGTCGGGGCCGCGCTCCCGCACCTGCTGCCCGCCAAGCGCCTGGCCGAGGCCGGCGACTTCCAGGACCTGCCGATCTGGCGTCGGCTGGTGATCGACACGGCGGCCGCGCTCCTCGCCGAGCTGGGCGGCGTCCTCGTCGTTCCCATGACGCTGCTGCGCGAGGAGTACCGCGACGAGATCTTCGGCGGTCTCGCCGCCCGCCGGATCCCCGTCCGGCATGTGCTCCTCGCCCCGGCGGAAACGATCCTGCGCGAGCGAATAGCCCGGCGGGAGGTCCCCGCCGACCTCCCCGACGGCGAGATGCGGGTCCGCCAGTGGTCGTACGACCACATCGAGCCCTACCGGACCGCCCTCGCGACCTGGCTCACCGCCGACGCCCATCCGGTCGACAACGGCGCCCTCACCCCTGGGGAGACGGCCGCCCGGATCGCCGAGGCCGTCGGCAGCGGCGCCGTCGCCGCGTGCGACATCGTGCAGACCCCCGAGCCCACCGCGGAGACGGTGGCCGCGGGGGTGCTCCTCTTCGACGAGCACGACCGGGTGCTGCTGGTCGACCCGACGTACAAGCCCGGCTGGGAGTTCCCGGGCGGGGTGGTGGAGCCCGGCGAGGCGCCCGCGCGCGCGGGCATGCGCGAGGTGGAGGAGGAGACCGGGATCCGGCTGGCGGACGTGCCCGGCCTGCTCGTCGTCGACTGGGAACGTCCGGTGCCTCCCGCCTACGGCGGTCTGCGCCTGCTCTTCGACGGCGGTCTGCTCGCACCGTCGGCCGTCGCCGGGCTCCTGCTGCCCGGCCCCGAACTGCGCGCGTGGCGCTTCGTGACGGAGGAGGAGGCCGCCGATCTCCTCCCGCCGGTCCGCTACGAGCGGCTGCGCTGGGCGTTGCGAGCCCGCGAGAACCGGTCCGCGCTCTACCTGGAGGCCGGCGTTCCGCAGGGCTGA
- a CDS encoding IS30 family transposase has product MDFEIRKIRTAQGRSQLVREREEYFRLMDQGLSSREACRRVGINIRTGKRWRNGRNPSGRSKAAPPANAVVPPSGPSRYLREADRIYIADRLREKASVRAIAAGLGRSPSTISREIRRNRHPENGQYRPFAAQARADSRRPRPKPGKIGRTPELRNFIQDRLDLRWSPEQICQALRIRFPERPEMQVVHETVYQALYVQGRGELRRELARVLRTGRIRRKPHRQAASRQPRFATPMVMISECPAEADDRAVPGHWEGDLIIGKDNASAIGTLVERATRYVMLLHLPDGRSAEHVRDALVTTAQTLPSHLIRSLTWDQGSEMAAHGAFTLATDVPVYFCDPASPWQRGSNENTNGLLRQYFPKGTDLSSHTREHLDTVAAELNGRPRKTLGWETPAERLHKLLKA; this is encoded by the coding sequence ATGGACTTCGAGATCCGCAAGATCCGGACGGCTCAGGGCCGCAGTCAGCTGGTCCGTGAGCGGGAGGAATACTTCCGGCTCATGGACCAGGGGCTGAGCAGCCGGGAGGCATGCCGACGCGTCGGAATCAACATCCGGACGGGAAAGCGATGGCGTAACGGCCGCAATCCGTCGGGCAGGAGTAAGGCGGCACCACCGGCGAATGCGGTGGTGCCGCCTTCTGGTCCGTCCCGGTACCTGCGCGAGGCCGACCGGATCTACATCGCCGACCGGCTGCGTGAGAAGGCGTCGGTCCGTGCGATCGCCGCCGGACTGGGCCGCAGCCCGTCGACCATCAGCCGGGAGATACGCCGCAACCGGCACCCCGAAAACGGCCAGTACCGGCCCTTCGCCGCCCAGGCACGCGCCGATTCCCGCCGGCCAAGGCCCAAGCCCGGCAAGATCGGCCGGACGCCTGAGCTTCGGAACTTCATCCAGGACCGCCTGGACCTTCGGTGGAGCCCGGAGCAGATCTGCCAGGCTCTGCGGATACGGTTCCCTGAGCGGCCGGAGATGCAAGTGGTCCACGAAACGGTCTACCAGGCCCTCTACGTCCAGGGCCGCGGTGAACTGCGCCGCGAGCTGGCCCGCGTTCTGCGCACCGGACGCATCCGCCGCAAGCCGCACCGCCAGGCCGCCTCCCGACAGCCGCGGTTCGCCACCCCCATGGTCATGATCAGCGAGTGCCCCGCCGAAGCCGACGACCGGGCCGTGCCGGGCCACTGGGAGGGCGACCTGATCATCGGCAAGGACAACGCGTCCGCCATCGGCACCCTGGTCGAGCGCGCCACACGCTACGTGATGCTCCTGCACCTGCCCGACGGCCGCAGCGCGGAACACGTCCGCGACGCCCTGGTCACCACTGCCCAGACCCTGCCCTCCCACCTGATCCGCTCACTGACCTGGGACCAGGGCAGCGAGATGGCTGCCCACGGCGCCTTCACTCTGGCCACCGACGTTCCGGTCTACTTCTGCGACCCGGCCAGCCCCTGGCAGCGCGGCTCGAACGAGAACACCAATGGCCTGCTGCGGCAGTACTTCCCCAAAGGCACCGACCTGTCGAGCCACACCCGCGAACACCTCGACACCGTTGCTGCCGAGCTGAACGGCCGACCACGCAAAACGCTCGGCTGGGAAACCCCAGCCGAGCGCCTGCATAAACTGCTCAAGGCCTGA
- a CDS encoding ROK family protein, producing MHTDLVAALDIGGTKIAGALVDGDGTILARAQRPTPAREDGDTVMRGVEEVLGELTVSPLWERVHAVGIGSAGPVDATTGTVSPVNVPGWRAYPLVDRVRAATGNLPVELIGDGVAITAAEHWQGAARGHDNALCMVVSTGVGGGLVLGGRLHPGPTGNAGHIGHISVDLDGDPCPCGARGCVERIASGPNIARRARENGWLPGPDGDASAAAVAAAARAGDPVALASFERAAQALAAGIAATATLVEIDIAVIGGGVGKAGEILFAPLRRALRDYATLSFVRGLTVTPAQTGTDAGLVGAAAAALARGPAAGV from the coding sequence ATGCACACCGACCTAGTGGCCGCGCTCGACATCGGCGGCACCAAGATCGCCGGAGCGCTGGTGGACGGCGACGGCACGATCCTGGCCCGCGCCCAGCGTCCCACGCCCGCCCGGGAGGACGGCGACACCGTCATGCGGGGCGTCGAGGAGGTGCTGGGGGAGCTGACCGTCTCGCCGCTGTGGGAGCGCGTCCACGCCGTCGGGATCGGCAGCGCCGGGCCGGTGGACGCGACGACCGGCACCGTCAGCCCCGTGAACGTGCCCGGCTGGCGCGCGTATCCGCTGGTCGACCGGGTCCGGGCGGCGACCGGGAACCTGCCGGTCGAGCTGATCGGCGACGGCGTGGCGATCACGGCGGCCGAGCACTGGCAGGGCGCGGCCCGCGGACACGACAACGCGCTGTGCATGGTGGTCTCCACCGGCGTCGGCGGCGGCCTCGTCCTGGGCGGACGGCTGCATCCCGGCCCCACGGGCAACGCCGGTCACATCGGCCACATCAGCGTCGACCTCGACGGCGACCCGTGCCCGTGCGGGGCGCGGGGCTGCGTGGAACGCATCGCCAGCGGCCCCAACATCGCCCGGCGGGCACGGGAGAACGGCTGGCTGCCCGGCCCCGACGGTGACGCCTCGGCCGCCGCCGTGGCCGCAGCCGCCCGCGCGGGCGACCCCGTCGCGCTGGCCTCCTTCGAACGCGCCGCCCAGGCCCTGGCCGCCGGCATCGCCGCGACGGCGACCCTCGTCGAGATCGACATCGCGGTGATCGGCGGCGGCGTGGGCAAAGCGGGCGAGATCCTCTTCGCCCCGCTGCGCCGGGCCCTCCGCGACTACGCGACCCTCTCCTTCGTCCGGGGCCTGACGGTGACGCCCGCGCAGACCGGCACGGACGCCGGACTCGTGGGGGCGGCCGCGGCCGCACTGGCGAGAGGCCCGGCGGCCGGGGTCTGA
- a CDS encoding dipeptidase, whose amino-acid sequence MPSNPIAETVASLMPRAREELTELVAFKSVADFDQFPRSESEAAAGWICAALRAEGFQDVAVLDTPDGTQSVYGCLPGPAGAKTVLLYAHYDVQPPLDEAAWTTPPFELTERNGRWYGRGSADCKGGVIMHLLALRALKAHGGVPVTVKVIVEGSEEQGTGGLERYAEQHPDLLAADTIVIGDAGNFRVGLPTVTSTLRGMTMMRVRIDTLEGNLHSGQFGGAAPDALGALIRVLDSLRAEDGSTTVDGLSDDSRWDGLQYDDAQFRQDAKVLDGVSLIGSGAVADRIWARPAVTVLGIDCPPVVGATPSVQASARALISLRVPPGVDAARATKLLEAHLEAHTPWGARVSTEQVGQGQPFSADTGSPAYAAMAEAMAVAYPGQEMQYAGQGGSIPLCNTLASLYPQAEILLIGLSEPEAQIHAVDESVSPQELERLSVAEALFLRTYAAS is encoded by the coding sequence ATGCCGTCGAATCCGATCGCCGAGACCGTCGCCTCGCTGATGCCGAGGGCGCGGGAGGAGCTCACCGAACTGGTGGCCTTCAAGTCGGTGGCGGACTTCGACCAGTTCCCCAGGAGCGAGAGCGAGGCGGCCGCCGGCTGGATCTGCGCCGCGCTGCGCGCCGAGGGCTTCCAGGACGTGGCCGTCCTCGACACGCCCGACGGCACCCAGTCGGTGTACGGCTGCCTGCCCGGCCCCGCGGGCGCGAAGACCGTCCTGCTCTACGCGCACTACGACGTGCAGCCCCCGCTGGACGAGGCCGCCTGGACCACTCCCCCCTTCGAGCTGACCGAGCGGAACGGCCGCTGGTACGGGCGGGGCAGCGCCGACTGCAAGGGCGGCGTGATCATGCACCTGCTCGCGCTGCGCGCCCTGAAGGCCCACGGCGGCGTCCCGGTGACCGTCAAGGTGATCGTGGAGGGGTCCGAGGAGCAGGGCACCGGCGGGCTGGAGCGGTACGCCGAGCAGCACCCCGACCTGCTGGCGGCCGACACGATCGTCATCGGCGACGCGGGCAACTTCCGGGTGGGCCTGCCCACGGTCACCTCCACCCTGCGCGGCATGACCATGATGCGGGTCCGGATCGACACTCTGGAGGGCAACCTGCACTCCGGTCAGTTCGGCGGGGCCGCCCCCGACGCGCTGGGCGCGCTGATCCGCGTCCTGGACTCGCTGCGCGCCGAGGACGGCTCGACGACGGTCGACGGTCTGAGCGACGACTCGCGCTGGGACGGGCTTCAGTACGACGACGCGCAGTTCCGCCAGGACGCCAAGGTGCTGGACGGCGTCTCGCTGATCGGTTCCGGCGCGGTCGCCGACCGGATCTGGGCCCGCCCCGCGGTGACCGTCCTCGGCATCGACTGCCCGCCGGTCGTGGGCGCCACGCCCTCCGTGCAGGCGAGCGCCCGCGCGCTGATCAGCCTGCGGGTGCCGCCGGGCGTGGACGCGGCGCGGGCGACCAAGCTGCTGGAGGCCCATCTGGAGGCGCACACCCCGTGGGGCGCCCGGGTGAGCACCGAACAGGTCGGCCAGGGGCAGCCGTTCAGCGCCGACACCGGCAGCCCCGCGTACGCGGCGATGGCCGAGGCGATGGCGGTCGCCTACCCGGGCCAGGAGATGCAGTACGCGGGCCAGGGCGGCTCCATCCCGCTCTGCAACACGCTCGCCTCCCTCTACCCGCAAGCGGAGATCCTCCTCATCGGCCTGAGCGAGCCCGAGGCGCAGATCCACGCGGTCGACGAGAGCGTCTCCCCGCAGGAACTGGAGCGGCTGTCGGTGGCCGAGGCGCTGTTCCTGCGCACCTACGCGGCGAGCTGA
- a CDS encoding DUF6986 family protein: MGQGQQETVATSLAGAVSDGISASLAPVDAELERRYPGDPGTRQPVHTVYVPGDVFDAGTIRAWGDRALAALDEHAPDAASFAACLGLSDDLAEPVYTRVRAKLEREPVEDLRVDFEDGYGPRPDAEEDAAAARAARLIAGACAEGSAAPWMGIRMKCLEAAVRDRGIRTLDIFLTGLTEAGGLPDGLVLTLPKVTYPEQVTAMVRLLEAFEKARGLDAGRLGFEIQIETSQAILAADGTATVARMIQAAEGRATGLHYGTFDYSACLGVSAAHQASDHPAADHAKAVMQVAAAGTGVRLSDGSTNVLPVGPAEKVHDAWRLHYGLTRRALARAYYQGWDMHPGHLPTRYAAVFAFYREGFAQAADRLSRYVQRAGGDVMDEPATAKALSGYLLRGLDCGALDLAEVTGATGLSRTALEGFAAPRRGDLTASAG; encoded by the coding sequence ATGGGTCAGGGCCAGCAGGAGACGGTGGCGACGAGTCTCGCGGGCGCCGTCAGCGACGGGATCAGCGCCTCCCTCGCCCCGGTCGACGCCGAACTGGAGCGCCGCTACCCCGGAGACCCCGGCACCCGCCAGCCCGTCCACACCGTCTACGTCCCCGGTGACGTCTTCGACGCCGGCACGATCCGCGCGTGGGGCGACCGGGCCCTCGCGGCCCTCGACGAACACGCCCCCGACGCCGCCTCCTTCGCCGCCTGCCTCGGCCTGTCCGACGACCTCGCCGAGCCCGTGTACACGCGCGTGCGGGCCAAACTCGAGCGGGAGCCCGTGGAAGACCTCCGCGTCGACTTCGAGGACGGCTACGGCCCCCGCCCCGACGCCGAGGAGGACGCGGCGGCCGCCCGCGCCGCCCGGCTGATCGCCGGGGCCTGCGCCGAGGGCAGCGCCGCCCCCTGGATGGGCATCCGCATGAAGTGCCTGGAGGCCGCGGTGCGCGACCGCGGCATCCGCACGCTCGACATCTTCCTCACCGGTCTGACGGAGGCCGGCGGCCTGCCCGACGGGCTGGTCCTCACCCTGCCGAAAGTCACCTACCCCGAGCAGGTCACGGCCATGGTCAGGCTCCTGGAGGCCTTCGAGAAGGCGCGCGGACTGGACGCCGGACGGCTCGGCTTCGAGATCCAGATCGAGACCAGCCAGGCCATCCTGGCCGCCGACGGCACCGCGACCGTGGCCCGCATGATCCAGGCGGCCGAGGGGCGGGCCACCGGTCTGCACTACGGCACCTTCGACTACAGCGCCTGCCTCGGCGTCTCCGCCGCCCACCAGGCCAGTGACCACCCGGCGGCGGACCATGCCAAGGCGGTCATGCAGGTCGCCGCGGCCGGCACCGGCGTACGGCTCTCGGACGGCTCCACGAACGTGCTGCCCGTCGGCCCGGCCGAGAAGGTCCACGACGCCTGGCGGCTGCACTACGGCCTCACCCGCCGGGCCCTCGCCCGCGCCTACTACCAGGGCTGGGACATGCACCCCGGCCACCTCCCCACCCGCTACGCGGCGGTCTTCGCCTTCTACCGCGAGGGCTTCGCCCAGGCCGCCGACCGACTCTCGCGCTACGTCCAGCGCGCCGGCGGAGACGTCATGGACGAACCGGCGACCGCCAAGGCCCTCAGCGGCTATCTGCTGCGCGGCCTCGACTGCGGCGCCCTCGACCTCGCCGAGGTGACCGGGGCGACCGGACTGTCCCGCACCGCCCTTGAGGGCTTCGCCGCACCGCGCCGGGGCGACCTGACGGCGTCCGCGGGCTGA
- a CDS encoding LacI family DNA-binding transcriptional regulator gives MPETQRRPESRYGNRPTMKDVAARAGVGLKTVSRVVNGEPGVTPETERRVQESIDALGFRRNDSARVLRKGRTASIGLVLEDLADPFYGPLSRAVEEIARAHGALLINGSSAEDPDREQELALALCARRVDGLVVIPAGDDHRYLEPEIRAGVATVFVDRPAGGIDADCVLSDNFGGARAGVAHLVAQGHRRIGFIGDMPRIHTAVERLRGYRAAMEDAGIAVEDAWMSLGATDPARVRRAAEEMLSGDAPVTAVFSGNNRVTVTVIRVLAEHTRRTALVAFDDLELADLLQPGVTVVAQDAAALGRTAAERLFRQLDGTLLVPERIELPTRLITRGSGELPPAD, from the coding sequence GTGCCGGAGACGCAGCGCCGCCCCGAGAGCCGTTACGGCAACCGTCCGACGATGAAGGACGTGGCGGCGCGGGCCGGAGTCGGCCTCAAGACGGTGTCCCGCGTGGTCAACGGCGAGCCGGGGGTGACGCCCGAGACGGAGCGCCGGGTCCAGGAGTCCATCGACGCGCTCGGTTTCCGGCGCAACGACAGCGCCCGTGTGCTGCGCAAGGGCCGCACCGCCAGCATCGGCCTGGTCCTGGAGGACCTCGCCGACCCGTTCTACGGGCCGCTGAGCAGGGCCGTCGAGGAGATCGCCCGCGCGCACGGCGCGCTGCTGATCAACGGCTCCAGCGCGGAGGACCCCGACCGCGAGCAGGAGCTGGCGCTGGCGCTGTGCGCGCGCCGGGTGGACGGCCTGGTCGTGATCCCGGCCGGCGACGACCACCGGTATCTGGAGCCCGAGATCAGGGCCGGGGTCGCGACGGTGTTCGTGGACCGGCCGGCGGGCGGCATCGACGCCGACTGCGTGCTCTCGGACAACTTCGGCGGTGCCCGCGCGGGCGTGGCCCATCTCGTGGCCCAAGGGCACCGCCGGATCGGCTTCATCGGTGACATGCCCCGCATCCACACCGCCGTGGAGCGCCTGCGGGGTTACCGGGCGGCGATGGAGGACGCGGGGATAGCGGTGGAGGACGCCTGGATGTCGCTGGGCGCCACCGACCCGGCGCGGGTGCGGCGCGCGGCCGAGGAGATGCTGTCGGGGGACGCGCCGGTCACGGCCGTCTTCTCGGGCAACAACCGGGTGACGGTCACCGTGATCCGGGTCCTCGCGGAGCACACCCGCCGGACCGCCCTGGTGGCCTTCGACGACCTGGAGCTCGCCGATCTGCTCCAGCCGGGGGTCACCGTCGTCGCGCAGGACGCGGCCGCGCTCGGCCGGACCGCCGCCGAGCGCCTGTTCCGGCAGCTGGACGGCACGCTGCTGGTCCCCGAACGCATCGAGCTGCCGACCCGGCTGATCACCCGCGGCTCGGGCGAGCTGCCGCCGGCGGACTGA
- a CDS encoding geranylgeranyl reductase family protein → MSSENSSADDENSSADARQVWDVVVVGAGPAGASAAYAAAVTGRRVLLLEKAELPRYKTCGGGIIGPSRDALPPGFELPFRDRVHAVTFSNNGRFTRTRRSRQMLFGLINRPEFDQQLVEHAQKAGAELRTGATVQRVEQHGSSVPDRRSVAVVLQGGETLLARAVVGADGSASRIGAHVGVKLDQVDLGLEAEIPVPDTVAEDWKGRVLIDWGPMPGSYGWVFPKGDTLTVGVISARGEGAATKRYLEDFIGRLGLAGFEPSISSGHLTRCRADDSPLSRGRVLVCGDAAGLLEPWTREGISFALRSGRLAGEWAVRISEAHDAVDARRQALNYAFAVKAGLGVEMSVGKRMLAAFERRPGLFHAALTGVRPAWRAFTDITRGRTTLGELVRSHPMAQRALTAMDRRQKAASPSTQQPSPSPSRSRSSSQPAAESPAEEGES, encoded by the coding sequence GTGAGCAGCGAGAACTCTTCGGCGGACGACGAGAACTCTTCGGCGGACGCCCGGCAGGTGTGGGACGTCGTCGTGGTGGGCGCGGGACCCGCGGGGGCTTCGGCCGCCTACGCGGCGGCGGTGACCGGGCGGCGGGTGCTGTTGCTGGAGAAGGCGGAGCTGCCCCGCTACAAGACATGCGGCGGCGGCATCATCGGCCCCTCGCGCGACGCGCTGCCGCCGGGCTTCGAGCTGCCCTTCCGCGACCGGGTGCACGCGGTGACGTTCTCTAACAACGGGCGCTTCACCCGGACGCGCCGCTCGCGGCAGATGCTGTTCGGGCTGATCAACCGGCCCGAGTTCGACCAGCAGCTCGTCGAGCACGCCCAGAAGGCGGGAGCGGAGCTGCGCACCGGCGCGACCGTGCAGCGCGTCGAGCAGCACGGTTCGTCGGTGCCGGACCGGCGCTCGGTGGCGGTGGTCCTCCAGGGCGGGGAGACGCTGCTGGCGCGCGCGGTGGTGGGTGCGGACGGCAGCGCGAGCCGCATAGGGGCGCACGTCGGCGTGAAGCTCGACCAGGTGGATCTCGGCCTGGAAGCGGAGATCCCGGTTCCCGACACGGTCGCCGAGGACTGGAAGGGGCGCGTCCTCATCGACTGGGGGCCGATGCCCGGCAGTTACGGCTGGGTGTTCCCCAAGGGCGACACGCTGACCGTGGGCGTGATCTCCGCGCGCGGCGAGGGCGCGGCGACCAAGCGCTACCTGGAGGACTTCATCGGGCGGCTCGGCCTCGCCGGTTTCGAGCCGAGCATCTCCTCCGGCCACCTCACCCGGTGCCGGGCGGACGACTCCCCGCTGTCGCGCGGGCGGGTGCTGGTCTGCGGGGACGCGGCCGGTCTGCTGGAGCCGTGGACCCGCGAGGGCATCTCCTTCGCGCTGCGCTCGGGGCGGCTCGCCGGTGAGTGGGCGGTGCGCATCTCGGAGGCCCACGACGCGGTGGACGCCCGGCGCCAGGCGCTGAACTACGCCTTCGCCGTCAAGGCGGGCCTCGGCGTGGAGATGAGCGTCGGCAAGCGGATGCTCGCCGCGTTCGAACGCCGTCCCGGACTCTTCCACGCGGCGCTCACCGGGGTACGCCCGGCCTGGCGGGCGTTCACCGACATCACCCGCGGCCGGACCACCCTGGGCGAACTCGTCCGCTCGCACCCGATGGCCCAGCGGGCGCTGACCGCGATGGACCGGCGGCAGAAGGCGGCGTCGCCGTCGACGCAGCAGCCCTCGCCGTCGCCCTCGCGGTCCCGGTCGTCGTCGCAGCCTGCGGCGGAGTCGCCCGCGGAGGAAGGCGAGTCCTGA